One genomic region from Tripterygium wilfordii isolate XIE 37 chromosome 20, ASM1340144v1, whole genome shotgun sequence encodes:
- the LOC119986876 gene encoding protein FAR1-RELATED SEQUENCE 5-like, translated as MERHDEAYHGWEDQQIEGLNMVMNIDISSSDDSVEGLGNFVSEEAEVSLIGMFFEDENQMFQYYKRHRQRTGFPVKKRTINKDKDGLVDCKARLRARLSKEGKWEITTFIDENNHVMSPSKSRQLEINGIAGIRANKSHNAQNDEFFSLIDWDEKGRLKNVFVYVRSRAACREFGDVITFDTTYLTNKYDMPFTPFVGVNHHGQSILLGCGLISNEDTDTFIWLFQTWLSCMHNVGPAGIITDQDEAMKNAIEVVFPATRHRLCLWHIIKKVPEKLGSYKEYANIIYDLGVVVYESQSTYEFERCWESMIAKFHLADNGWLKTMYDLREIWVPIYVKNFFWAGMSSTQRSEGVNAFFDGYVNSKTTLRQFAEQYNIALRDKAEKKQIRNLYTQNKFQEFQNELTGLIYCGIKSVVNNENLAHFYVEEDVFFGEKGRKKVEYNMCYDRTSLTVFCTCCRFEFRSILCRHAITVLITGDQQWYDKLCNMFTYLADDSEHNFNYVANLIEGAMSIVSALTTATTVSALNVVGCSNDPLITRGKGRPPSVRKKMIFKRSDRSNKRSNEVLST; from the exons ATGGAAAGGCATGATGAGGCATATCATGGGTGGGAGGACCAGCAAATTGAGGGATTGAACATGGTCATGAACATTGATATATCTAGTTCAGATGATAGTGTTGAAGGTTTGGGAAATTTTGTTTCAGAAGAAGCTGAAGTTTCGTTGATTGGAATGTTTTTCGAAGATGAAAATCAAATGTTCCAGTATTACAAGAGACACAGGCAACGGACGGGATTTCCTGTGAAAAAAAGGACTATAAACAAGGATAAGGATGGATTG GTTGATTGTAAAGCTAGGTTAAGAGCCCGTTTATCTAAAGAGGGTAAGTGGGAAATTACAACTTTTATCGATGAGAATAACCATGTAATGAGTCCATCGAAGTCGAG GCAGCTGGAGATTAATGGCATAGCTGGGATTAGAGCCAATAAAAGTCACAATGCCCAG AATGATGAGTTTTTTTCACTAATTGATTGGGATGAGAAAGGTAGGCTGAAAAATGTTTTTGTATATGTAAGGAGTCGGGCAGCTTGTCGTGAATTTGGGGATGTCATTACGTTCGATACGACATATTTGACTAATAAGTATGACATGCCATTCACCCCATTTGTTGGTGTCAATCACCACGGGCAGTCAATCTTATTAGGGTGTGGGCTGATTTCGAACGAAGACACGGACACTTTCATATGGTTATTTCAGACTTGGCTCTCATGTATGCATAATGTTGGTCCTGCTGGGATAATAACTGACCAAGATGAGGCTATGAAAAATGCAATTGAAGTTGTGTTTCCTGCAACTAGGCATAGATTATGTTTGTGGCACATCATAAAGAAGGTGCCTGAGAAGCTTGGTTCATACAAGGAATATGCGAATATTATTTATGATTTGGGTGTAGTTGTTTATGAATCGCAGAGCACGTATGAGTTTGAAAGATGCTGGGAATCTATGATTGCTAAATTTCATTTGGCAGATAATGGTTGGTTGAAAACAATGTATGATCTTAGAGAGATATGGGTTCCAATAtatgtgaaaaactttttttGGGCTGGTATGTCATCCACTCAGAGAAGCGAGGGTGTGAATGCATTTTTTGATGGTTATGTGAACTCAAAAACTACTCTTAGACAGTTTGCGGAGCAATACAATATTGCATTAAGGGACAAAGCTGAAAAG AAACAAATTCGGAATTTGTACACTCAAAACAAGTTCCAAGAGTTTCAAAATGAGTTGACAGGGTTGATTTATTGTGGTATTAAATCTGTGGTTAACAATGAAAATCTGGCACATTTTTATGTTGAAGAGGATGTATTCTTTGGAGAAAAAGGAAGGAAGAAAGTTGAATACAATATGTGCTATGACAGAACTTCATTGACTGTCTTTTGTACATGCTGTAGGTTCGAGTTCAGGAGTATATTGTGCAGACATGCTATAACCGTGTTG ATTACAGGCGACCAACAATGGTATGATAAATTGTGTAACATGTTCACATATCTGGCAGATGACAGCGAACACAATTTTAACTATGTTGCGAACTTGATTGAAGGTGCGATGAGTATTGTTAGTGCGTTGACCACTGCCACAACTGTTAGTGCATTGAATGTGGTTGGTTGCTCGAATGATCCGTTAATTACAAGAGGCAAAGGACGTCCTCCATCTGTGAGGAAGAAAATGATTTTCAAGAGGTCTGATAGGAGCAACAAAAGAAGCAATGAAGTGCTGTCAACATGA
- the LOC119986877 gene encoding uncharacterized protein LOC119986877 → MEDELKVHARFHLLLWKIIWDILPTRARLSGILYIPEEQQLCPICNLERETLDHLMFGCLISLLVWSNSRWITNVPTLVHGGRADWVKVLMNPNLIGISREDCQAFQLLALVTFDQTWRYRNDVLHGTLVRSINLVVAQIQHVHNQHCQAWRISRYVQNIIHPNWVPPPLNWIKVNFDTVMGHNFTASAAIARSLGGDIIFASVSCAVRVDPAVGEALALRLGVQRGV, encoded by the coding sequence ATGGAAGATGAATTGAAGGTTCATGCTAGATTTCATCTGTTATTGTGGAAAATAATCTGGGATATTCTGCCTACTAGGGCTCGATTGTCGGGTATTTTGTATATTCCAGAGGAACAGCAGCTTTGTCCTATTTGTAATCTTGAAAGGGAAACTTTGGATCACCTCATGTTTGGATGCTTGATTTCTCTCTTGGTTTGGAGCAATTCTAGATGGATCACGAATGTGCCTACCTTGGTTCATGGAGGAAGGGCGGATTGGGTTAAGGTGTTGATGAATCCCAATCTGATTGGTATTTCTAGAGAGGATTGTCAAGCTTTTCAATTGTTGGCTTTGGTGACTTTTGACCAAACTTGGAGGTATAGAAATGATGTTCTTCATGGGACTCTAGTGAGATCAATTAACCTGGTGGTAGCTCAAATTCAGCATGTTCATAATCAACATTGTCAAGCTTGGAGGATTTCTCGCTATGTTCAAAATATTATTCATCCAAATTGGGTTCCACCTCCTTTGAATTGGATCAAGGTAAATTTTGATACAGTTATGGGTCACAACTTTACTGCTTCAGCTGCCATTGCTCGATCTTTAGGTGGGGATATCATTTTTGCTTCAGTTTCATGTGCCGTCCGGGTAGATCCAGCTGTTGGTGAGGCTTTGGCTTTGAGATTGGGTGTCCAACGGGGTGTCTAG